The nucleotide sequence gacgacccgaaaatttccgaccaaatttaaactttaatcttaatatgatttcgacacgataagcaaagtttgtaatgttgagtctctaaaattatttttaaatgtttaatatattcaattttctttgaccagtttcgacgattcacgaacaattaattgtaaatagatatgtgtgtgtgtgtgtgtatatatatatatatatatatatatatatatatatatatatatatatatatatatatatatatatatatatggtaattgaaaatataatttaaaatattatatgttattgctattaaaaatttaattatgtaaaataaaataaaaataggatattataataattatattttcaattaccatatatatatatatatatatatatatatatatatatatatatatatatatatatatatatatatatatatatatatatatatatatatatgatattccgattgatattaagttaacttcaaacttatataattttaaaataaacggtgattcgaaaatgagttctataaactttaggcttactaaaaatgtatttaggacctagttgttaaattttaaaactttttatattttacttgggattgggagtggatagttaatgtaatttttatttaatagttaatgactgaattttataccataatgaccaatataaataaatatagttaatctaaaaatttagaatttttccgaagacttttatccgccactgattagcaACAGAGGACAAATAGTGAAAATTTGAGTGTAATAGTGTCGGCAGAATGTTTCAAAATTGTGATTGTTTTTAAATTCTAACATGTGGAAGATAATATTATATTGTTGCTATAGTATACTATGCTAACTTTATATCTATGTATCTTATCACTCATACAACATATCATTTAAATCAAACAACCCATTTTCCCACTTGTTGCTAATCAATTGGTATCCAAGGACATCACCCAAAAACAACTCTATCCTACTCGACAAACACTCCACTATTATTATTGGagactttctttttcttttttttctttttttttttttttttgcattctaCGGCTTTTGTGTTCTAGGAGTACTATTTTTTTAACTtgataaacataatatatatacaaatacatattctATTATCTCAAATCTAAACCCACTACGGGTCTATATCTCTGGCTTGTTTTGGTTCACGACAACACCAACACAAAATAACCACCATTAACCAATAGGAGTTATCAACCGCCACCTGACACCTTTCCTTCACCACCCGAAAACCCACTCGTTTTCTATTTTTTTGCGTAAAGAATCAACTTGAAGCCACTGTTGCTGCACCCGGGTTTCTGTTTTGATTTGAACGAGCACTACCCATGACTTCAAACAATCACTATCGACCACGATATCAACCATCACCATATCACCAATcatcaatctcattatcttcatcaAATTAAACAACAAACCATCACCATTTGTTCCTATACTTATTACTACTGTTTCCGGGTACACATCACCACTTCACCACCTttctatatttttttctgttttcacgATTTAACATCACAAACCAACAGCTACCTTTATTGATCGATGCTACAGCTGCATCTGTTACAGCCTATAAACCAcctgttttattatttatttttttcgatACTACTCTATTGATGCTACAGCTGTACGTAGCTggttattataaaaaaatattaatgaaACAATGAGATGATGATGGACGATGTTGGTAGTTTATTCCTTCGATAATTAGGAAAAGAAATAGGGAACCAATTGTTGGTAGTTCACTATTGTAGAAAAGCTAGATGGGTATTAGTGGGAAGCAAGAGGGGACCATTCCCTTTTTGTTTTTGATCGAATAATAATGAGTACAAAAAGAGTACTGTGCAAAGTTTATTCATTTGATTCTAGTTGCTAAACACaaattttaatttattttgttatttatttttgagTATTATGGAGTTAGACGAAGCCTTGATATACACACGCAATTTATTTTAATTGTTACCGGATCATTAATGGGTTACTAAGGTTTTGCATCTTGGACCTATCAAGTTTTGGGCTAAAATAAGTGGTGAGCTTGTAGATgattttataatgataatgatccaTGATGAATTAAACGAAGAATAAGGATGATGTTATggttagattatgatgatgattaggtCAAGATGATGGTTATGATTAGGATCATGTATGATGACGATGATGGTGACCATGAATGATGATTGTATGGTAATAATCATACGATGGAAAAATGGTCAAGATGATAACCGTTTCGTACAGGTTAAATAACTAAAAACGCGAGTTATTACAATAATGTAACTGGCAGATCAATGGTTTAGGAGTGTTTGCGTTAttcaggaggtcacgggttcgaacccgggttgtggaattttttttatatataagaagaagaagaagaagacagacaTTTGTATTAGGATAAACAGATTTGGTGTATCAATTAAATCAGAAATGAGGTAACAAAGGAATTGTTAAaggcgttatcgggttagcgggacgtcgcgggatcaaacctggacttgggcattttttttagggttacttcttttgaggtagtattactattaccattattattattattattattattattattattattattattattattattattattattatcattattatttttattattatcattatagatattaaaataaatattagtattattattatttgtaaaatcattatttttatagttattattattagtagtattattatcattataatcaaaaacaacttttgttactattattgatattatgttaccaaataaacatttcgtatataaaaatatacttttagtaatattacatataagtaggtattaatcacattaacatttttatatagatattcatatataacaaattatgtattttaatataatattaaccaaatatatactaatataactatataaatattagtcattataaatgtatatctacaaatttaatatatataatatataaaataagttataatatatggaattgttcaattacaattataggtattaatatatatatataaatgatataggttcgtgaatccgaggccaactctgaaATTGTTCAATCCCATcgtgtgaatatttttactacaaaatattgtatcgtgagtttcattactccctttttatatgcttttgcaatatatatttttggaactgagaatacatgcgctgattttataaatgtttgacgaaatagacacaagtacataaaactacattctatggttggattatcgaatcgaatatgcccctttttcgcttgctagcctaagaattagggaaagggcccctaattgacgcgaatcctaaagatagatctatggaccttgacacgtcccattcgggttacgaatgctttagtactttgattatcatgtccgatgagagtcccagaatgaaggggatattctatatgcatcatgttagtttggttatcaagcgttcaccatatgaatgatttttatctctatgcagtttgcgaaatgcctgatatgagatgtatatttatgagaaatggaaatgaaaatcttgtggtctattaaaataatggaaatgattatttatgataaactaatgaactcaccaaccttttggttgacacttgaaagaatgtttattctcaggtatgaaagaaatcttccgctgtgcatttgttcattttagagatattacttggagtcattcatgacatatttcaaaagacgttgcataatagtcgttgagttcatcaagattattactaagtcaattatagttggatatattatgaaatggtatgcatgccttcaactttcaatgtaaagaaagtttgtcttttaaaaacgaatgcaatgtttgtaaaatgtatcatatagaggttaagtacctcgcgatgtaaccaaatgtaatgtattcgtccagatggattaagatGGGTCATTAgagtattgataatattattagtattatacataaaacacTACGACGAGGtgctgctcgcgtgttttcaaaacaagttttgcgagtaggatagggctaaggaaattatgggttatagctatggaggtgatgggtatagttCATAGGTGTGCTCGTGAGTtcgatctagtgtttatcatctccgttgcgtctacgtacctttcctgcaatattgaatctcaatattgatacgtgagcactcgtaacttaacttttatatattattagtgtatccctgactagtgctcgagtatttaggattatgcatgcttgtagttttgatattgtcgttagatatgttatgttgaatcctgaattagttacatatgcggttgagataagatataagatatgcatgtcgttggaaagctagcgaaaaattaagaacttttcatttagatatcgaatggtttcgatgaacggattagaagttatagtcaattgaagttttgtattattattaaaaatgattattattatcgtcgttattgtcATCGTTctaagtttttatctaattattattattattattattattgttattattattattatcattattatcattatcaataaaaagtattatcattaaaaatatgttattttattattactatcattattatcgttaaagttataattagtattattattattagacttaaTTACAACTTTGGTCACTGTGGTTTGTAAAAAATTGCACTTTTGGTCACTGTGGTTTTTTTTTTGCAACTTTAATCATTGTGGTTTAAAATCTTTACAAATTTAATCACTGGGACTACCAGCCGTCAATTTGCACCGTTAACCCTCATCATGTGCCGAGCACGTGAGGGGTATTTTCATCTAATAACACCAATTATATTCAGCTATATATCCCCTTTTCCCCTCTTTTCCTAACCACGACTATTCAATTTCATCCCCTTTTtctttataaaccctaatttcatccCCTTTCTTTGATTATGACCATAACCTTTACACTTTCCACAACACAAACTCTTACCCTTTCTTGTTAACTTTCCACCTTGAGTTAAGCTCTCTTTCTCATCCATCTCCTTTCTCCTATTCTTCTTTGGCCTACCAGCTTGAGGTCTCCTTATTGGTGCAGTTAGAGTAGTAGGATCTTCAGATTTCAACCACTTGGATCTGCCATTAACTGGATTGATTGTATGATTATAAGTATCAACCGAAGTGTCTAACCAATATACTTTATCCACCCATACCTCAGGTAACCCTACATCTTGATGGTTCTTTTCCATGTTCCAAAAAGTTGCAACAGCATGTTTATAAGCCATCCCAGTTAACTGCCATCTTTTACATCCACATGTTCTAAGTGCAACATCAACTACACACTGATCTCCATGTGCATCATTTACTTGATATTTGGTACTACCATTCCACAAAACTTTATATTTTGCAGCATCTTTCTTAATTGCCTCAAATAATTTTGTTCCAGTAAGAGTTAGTGGGCCTTCACTTTTAGCAATTACATTCTTCACTTTCACAATTCTCTTCATTAGATATTCCCTAATATATTCAAGAGCAGTGATAACAGGCTTGTCTCTAGCATCTACTAACCATCTATTAAACACCTCACATATGTTGTTAAGCAAAATATCAGATTTTGCTCTACCTGCATTTTCAAAACAACAAACAGATTTACTTACCTACATTATCAATGTTTAACATACATTATCTTAAACAAGTAGATTTTAAATAATAAAACATGAATTTAATACCTGTAAAATGACTTCTGGCCCAGTGCTTGGCAGGCACCTTAGCTAACCATACATAGCATGGCTCACTAAAACCTTTCAACTTCTTCATTGCCTCATCAAATTCTGGTACAGTTAGTGCAGTAGCACAGTTCCGAAGATGGTTCCTATATGCAGTTCCACTCTACTTTTTCCTCATATTCTGTTGCAGGCGTCTTAGGCAATATCTGTGCTCAGCAAATGGGAAATTCCTTGAAACTGCCTCTATCAATCCCTGAAACATAAGttaaattgttaatattaatacaagtaatCCTTCACATTAACTTAAATAATTAAACACTTATACCTTTTGTCTATCACTTATGAAGGTAAAGTTTGCCATTGTTCCTAGTTCCAAGTCTTGACCCAAAATATTCAGAAACCAACTTCATGATGCATAACACTCTGATTCCACAAATGCATAAGCAACAGGGTATATCTCATTGTTGGAATCAAGACCAACTGCTGTAAGAATCTGACCATATGATGATTCTTTCATGAAAGCTCCATCAAGACCAATAAGATCTCTTCCTAAAGCTCTAAACCCATTCTTCAAAGGTCCTAAACATATATACACTCTTTTAAAAACCTTAGTGGGTGCATCTGGATCCACACCTTCAGTTTCAGTTTCAACCCTAACTGTTGTACCATCATTGCATTTCATCAACTCTGCAAGATAATCTCTTAAATCCTTATACTGAGCTACATAATCACCACTTATAGCAGTTTGTGCCTTCTTTAAAGCTCTGTATGCCTTCATGTATGTTACTTCAACCTCAAATTTAGATTCACAATGACTTTTCACAACCTTGGGTGGTAAAGTAGGGTTTGAACCTAGTTGATCAACAATTGTTGTAGAAATAAACTTGGAAGTACACTGGCTTAACACTCTTGACCGGAAGCAACAATGTTTGTCTTCTAGGGTTTTCACCTGCCAAGTCTCACCATTTGCAGATTTTGAACAATGTATTTTCCAACCACACTTTTTTATTTCTTGGGTTGTGTTCTGCTTGTCTTCATTGTTTAATTCTTGGGTTgtgttttgttttcttttcccACTTGAAGATTCGTTTTTTGACTTTCTTTTTTTGTGGTCCCCATTCTTAACTTTTTCATTTGATTTGTCTTGTTTGAGGTCCCCATTATTTACTTTCTCACCAACCTCACCTTCATTTCTTTGACTTGCAGTTAATTCATTCCTTACCATACCTACACAACAAGCTCTCACTCTTATATTGTCATTATACAATATCTTTAACATCCTTCTAGTCTCAATAGCATGTAATCTTATATAATCTTTCACATCTTCTCTAGTAGCAAACTTTTGACCCACATAGAAATGTGTTTTTGACAAATCAGTTATAGCATTTTGTTGTTTCTTAAGTTCCTTAAGCTTTTTCTTCCTAACACCATCACCTAAATCATCATCACTAGAAAAATCATCATTGTCAACCACATTAATATCTTCATCATCTAAATTAGTTTCATTATTACCTTCACCTTTACCCACTATTTCATCTTCAAGACTAAAT is from Rutidosis leptorrhynchoides isolate AG116_Rl617_1_P2 chromosome 10, CSIRO_AGI_Rlap_v1, whole genome shotgun sequence and encodes:
- the LOC139870698 gene encoding uncharacterized protein, whose product is MKKLKGFSEPCYVWLAKVPAKHWARSHFTGRAKSDILLNNICEVFNRWLVDARDKPVITALEYIREYLMKRIVKVKNVIAKSEGPLTLTGTKLFEAIKKDAAKYKVLWNGSTKYQVNDAHGDQCVVDVALRTCGCKRWQLTGMAYKHAVATFWNMEKNHQDVGLPEVWVDKVYWLDTSVDTYNHTINPVNGRSKWLKSEDPTTLTAPIRRPQAGRPKKNRRKEMDEKESLTQGGKLTRKGKSLCCGKCKGYGHNQRKGMKLGFIKKKGMKLNSRG